The following proteins are encoded in a genomic region of Bradyrhizobium sp. SK17:
- a CDS encoding IclR family transcriptional regulator codes for MAALSSLEPQTDPSFATTLAHGLDLLAAFRNHAGPLSNAELAEHTGLSRPTVSRLTYTLEQLGYLRRDAKGRFVLGLGVLAAAYPVLSQLKVRQLARPLMRDFAAYAGGTVSIAMPFGLDFIYVETLRTTDAVPHVPDVGFVSSLAPTAVGRALLSLFTKDERDAYVARVKAERPEELDYVERRTLPDIELCNERGFAVSLGEWRREIFGVAAPLYRTPTGECLSVNCGIPSFRFSAEQIERECGPRILGLARSIRSLVANS; via the coding sequence ATGGCGGCATTGTCCTCGCTCGAACCTCAGACCGATCCATCCTTTGCGACCACCCTGGCGCACGGGCTCGACCTGTTGGCCGCGTTCCGCAACCACGCAGGTCCGCTGTCGAATGCGGAGCTTGCCGAGCACACCGGCCTGTCGCGGCCGACCGTGTCGCGCCTGACCTACACGCTGGAGCAGCTCGGCTATCTCAGGCGCGACGCCAAGGGCCGCTTCGTGCTCGGTCTCGGCGTGCTCGCCGCCGCCTATCCGGTGCTGTCGCAGCTCAAGGTCCGTCAGCTCGCGCGTCCGCTGATGCGCGACTTCGCGGCCTACGCCGGCGGCACGGTGTCGATCGCGATGCCATTCGGGCTCGACTTCATCTATGTCGAGACGCTGCGCACCACGGATGCAGTGCCGCACGTGCCTGACGTCGGCTTTGTCTCCTCGCTGGCGCCGACCGCGGTCGGGCGCGCGCTGCTGTCGCTGTTCACCAAGGACGAGCGCGACGCCTATGTCGCCCGCGTCAAGGCCGAACGTCCCGAAGAGCTCGACTATGTCGAGCGGCGCACGCTGCCCGACATCGAGCTCTGCAACGAGCGCGGCTTCGCCGTCTCGCTCGGCGAATGGCGGCGCGAGATCTTCGGCGTCGCCGCGCCGCTCTACCGCACGCCGACCGGCGAATGCCTCTCGGTGAATTGCGGCATTCCCTCGTTCCGCTTCAGCGCCGAGCAGATCGAGCGCGAATGCGGGCCGCGCATCCTCGGGCTCGCCCGCAGCATCCGCTCGCTGGTGGCCAACAGCTAG